A DNA window from Purpureocillium takamizusanense chromosome 9, complete sequence contains the following coding sequences:
- a CDS encoding uncharacterized protein (EggNog:ENOG503P209) has product MAPVRRYLRITKYSVLECRIYLDNPALAQSWLLNPRDPVLPRVIESIRPLVLPKLREEKERERSKKKSSKKKNVKDVIVQDDFEVSMFLTETSTRHSLLTKQKHFREAAPPMIQSNSTRLMGETSDAPVDVDAESTPPPVVLREESDEGDGLRLANIPHAGQRQKRRRMRANPGGQDGDDASDTDPSDDDGPASAIEIDSDAEEPAAKRLRGAAESEAGADDDKKKLAMDVSYEGFAIYGRVLCLVVKRRDTRSQLSLAKADGRGPVKATAGEGQAKMENWITSTQIPVGEEEMP; this is encoded by the exons ATGGCGCCTGTGCGTCGATACCTGAGAATCACAAAGTACTCGGTACTCGAGTGCCGCATCTACCTCGACAACCCAGCCTTGGCGCAGTCATGGCTCCTGAACCCGCGTGACCCGGTCCTGCCACGGGTCATCGAGAGCATTCGTCCACTTGTGCTGCcgaagctgcgcgaggagaaggagcgcGAGAggagcaagaagaagagctcgaagaagaagaacgtCAAAGACGTCATTGTGCAag ATGACTTTGAGGTCTCCATGTTCCTCACAGAGACGAGCACGCGACATTCACTTCTCACGAAGCAGAAGCACTTCCGCgaagcggcgccgccgatgataCAGTCCAACTCGACGCGGCTCATGGGCGAGACCAgcgacgcgcccgtcgacgtcgacgcagAGAGCACGCCCCCTCCTGTAGTCCTCCGtgaggagagcgacgagggcgatggtCTGCGGCTCGCCAATATACCGCACGCGGGGCAAAGGCAGAAGAGACGACGAATGAGAGCGAATCCGGGTGGAcaagatggcgacgatgcctcTGACACGGACCCAtcggacgacgatggcccAGCATCGGCAATTGAGATTGACTCTGACGCGGAGGAGCCTGCAGCAAAGCGACTCCGAGGTGCGGCCGAGTCTGAGGCgggcgcagacgacgacaagaagaagcttGCCATGGACGTGTCGTACGAAGGTTTCGCCATCTACGGGCGGGTGTTGTGCTTGGTGGTCAAGCGGCGAGATACCAGGTCGCAGCTATCGCTTGCAAAGgccgacgggcgcgggccggtCAAGGCCACGGCAGGGGAAGGCCAAGCCAAGATGGAGAATTGGATCACTTCGACGCAGATCCCtgtgggcgaggaggagatgccGTGA
- the ISM1 gene encoding Isoleucine--tRNA ligase (COG:J~BUSCO:EOG092609JB~EggNog:ENOG503NWDK), with product MSKSWKATLKLPRSSFPARPNPKLQRQYLRECTEDLYQWQTANRPHDDPFILHDGPPYANGPLHIGHSINKILKDMILRVQVQNGRRVLYRPSWDCHGLPIEMKALGASSGKGMSPVKVRESARRLATKTVTEQMKGFQSFGVMADWENKWTTMDREFEIRQLRVFQKMVHHGLIYRKHKPVYWSISSRTALAEAELEYKDDHVSHTAYVKFPITADCTAIPELAGFQGRLYAAVWTTTPWTLPANRAIAVHSGLSYSVLQVGDYGLLVASSRVEAVRGYLPKFEVVVEGLPGSRLAGLSYWNKLRGKNAPKQPIVHADFVTEDSGTGLVHMAPGHGQDDYEVCSKIGIEAFAPINDEGFFTEEAYPDQPELLTAAPSILDGGGRAVLDLMAEDVLGTHDLVHKYPYDWRTKKPVVVRATAQWFADVGGIKDGSLKALKDVRFVPESGRVRLESFVKGRSEWCISRQRSWGVPIPALYNADGDSVMTEESIEHIISVMSQRSSDAWFSDSPDDQAWVAPSLKGPHRRGTDTMDVWFDSGSSWTEINRPVDMYLEGSDQHRGWFQSSLLTYIAGQKADGKTDDEVVSPFKTLITHGFTLDSQGKKMSKSLGNTIVPEEVIDGRLLPPVKGKGKGNDGPKFDALGPDALRLWAASSDFTTDILIGPSILQPVHNALIKHRTILKMILGSLHRSARQAPLTKLDQIALLQLSEVSKQSWEAVNNYEFHKATALVNRWVATDLSAFYLEALKDRLYCGDGGGALEPIFVGFLRMLAPITPILVEEAWAHRPSWMAEDSSLQHPARQLYHEPLVDPARLAIHPDKLRVDMPALSAVHDAVKGGLEQAREAKALGSSLQCSVVIATEDAALTATLKDYMDELDAMYVVSHVELNTVLPEERPWCYSKPIELQGDHKGTVHVLPPKQAKCSRCWRYVAEEDDGICGRCEEVIAAAD from the exons ATGTCGAAATCATGGAAGGCAACGCTCAAGCTTCCGCGCTCAAGCTTTCC cgcccgGCCGAACCCAAAGCTTCAACGGCAGTACCTACGCGAGTGCACCGAAGACCTGTACCAGTGGCAGACGGCGAATCGACCCCATGACGACCCCTTCATACTCCATGATGGGCCGCCCTACGCCAATGGCCCTCTGCATATTGGGCACTCCATCAACAAGATCCTCAAGGACATGATCCTCAGAGTGCAGGTTCAGAATGGGCGGCGAGTTTTGTATAGACCGAGCTGGGACTGCCACGGGCTGCCCATAGAGATGAAGGCTCTCGGTGCCAGCTCTGGCAAGGGCATGAGCCCTGTCAAGGTCCGCGAATCTGCGAGGCGTCTGGCTACCAAGACGGTAACGGAACAGATGAAGGGCTTCCAGTCCTTCGGAGTCATGGCGGATTGGGAGAACAAGTGGACCACGATGGATCGCGAATTCGAGATCAGACAACTCCGTGTCTTTCAAAAGATGGTCCACCACGGGCTCATCTACCGCAAGCACAAACCCGTGTACTGGTCCATCTCGTCACGGACTGCGTTGGCTGAAGCCGAGCTCGAGTACAAGGATGACCACGTGTCCCACACTGCATACGTCAAGTTCCCCATTACTGCCGACTGCACTGCTATCCCGGAATTGGCGGGCTTTCAGGGACGCCTCTACGCCGCTGtttggacgacgacgccatggacacTACCTGCCAACAGGGCCATCGCGGTGCATAGCGGTCTGTCATACTCTGTGCTTCAAGTTGGAGACTATGGCCTTCTTGTTGCATCGTCTCGCGTGGAGGCAGTGAGGGGGTATCTACCCAAGTTCGAAGTCGTAGTTGAGGGCTTGCCTGGCTCACGACTCGCGGGCCTTTCCTACTGGAACAAGCTGCGTGGGAAAAATGCCCCCAAACAGCCCATCGTCCACGCCGACTTTGTAACCGAGGACTCCGGTACTGGCCTCGTCCACATGGCTCCAGGTCACGGTCAGGACGATTACGAGGTTTGCTCGAAGATCGGCATTGAAGCCTTCGCCCCAATCAATGATGAGGGTTTCTTCACAGAGGAGGCCTACCCCGACCAGCCTGAATTGCTGACAGCGGCTCCATCGATTCtggatggaggcggccgagcgGTCCTGGATCTTATGGCAGAGGATGTCTTGGGGACGCACGACCTGGTGCACAAGTATCCGTATGACTGGCGAACCAAAAAGCCCGTCGTGGTCAGGGCGACTGCGCAGTGGTTCGCAGACGTGGGGGGAATCAAGGATGGTTCTCTCAAGGCGTTGAAGGACGTGCGCTTCGTGCCCGAGTCGGGCAGAGTTCGTCTTGAAAGCTTCGTCAAGGGCCGCAGTGAATGGTGCATCTCTCGACAGCGCTCCTGGGGCGTTCCGATTCCAGCGCTGTACAACGCTGACGGAGACTCTGTCATGACGGAGGAGTCCATCGAGCACATCATATCCGTCATGTCGCAACGGTCGTCAGACGCCTGGTTCTCCGACAGCCCGGACGATCAGGCGTGGGTGGCACCGTCTCTGAAagggccgcatcgtcgtggcACAGACACCATGGATGTCTGGTtcgacagcggcagcagctggacGGAGATCAACCGTCCGGTTGATATGTATCTCGAAGGCTCGGACCAGCACCGCGGATGGTTCCAGTCGAGTCTGTTGACGTATATCGCAGGCCAAAAGGCAGACGGCAAGACAGACGACGAAGTTGTTTCGCCATTCAAGACCCTCATTACCCATGGATTCACTTTGGACTCACAGGGAAAGAAGATGTCAAAGTCGCTGGGCAATACCATTGTGCCGGAAGAGGTCATTGACGGCCGCCTACTGCCGCCTGTCAAAGGCAAGGGTAAGGGTAATGATGGCCCCAAGTTTGATGCACTTGGACCCGATGCGCTGCGACtgtgggcggcgagcagcgactTTACGACGGATATTCTCATCGGGCCGTCCATCTTGCAGCCCGTACACAATGCTCTCATCAAGCACCGCACGATTCTCAAAATGATTCTCGGGTCGCTGCATCGGTCGGCCCGCCAAGCGCCTCTCACCAAGCTTGACCAGATTGCCCTATTACAGCTGTCTGAGGTTTCCAAGCAGAGCTGGGAGGCGGTGAACAACTACGAATTCCATAAGGCCACCGCTTTGGTCAACCGCTGGGTTGCGACGGACTTGTCCGCTTTCTACCTGGAAGCCTTGAAGGACCGACTTTactgcggcgacggtggtggtgcgttGGAACCAATCTTTGTGGGATTCCTGCGGATGCTGGCACCCATCACGCCGATTTTGGTCGAGGAAGCTTGGGCTCATCGACCGTCGTGGATGGCCGAGGACAG CTCTCTGCAGCACCCAGCGCGCCAACTGTACCATGAACCCTTGGTAGATCCAGCCCGTTTGGCGATTCATCCTGACAAGCTACGTGTGGACATGCCGGCCTTGTCTGCGGTCCACGATGCTGTCAAAGGTGGGCTGGAGCAAGCACGAGAAGCCAAGGCACTCGGAAGCTCCCTGCAGTGCTCGGTGGTCATAGCTACCGAAGATGCTGCGCTCACGGCCACCTTGAAGGACTACATGGATGAACTGGATGCCATGTATGTGGT